In Planctomycetota bacterium, the genomic stretch CTGGCTCGTGGAATCGAAGAGCGTGCCCTGCCTCGCCATTCGCCTGCCGGGCGCCTGGGAGCAGTACCTCGCCACGCTTCAGCCCCGCTTCCGCAGCAAGCTGCGCTCGCTGGAGCGCCGATTCGGGGCGGATGATGCCGCGGCCTTCGAAATGTGCGCGGACGCGGCGGCGCTGCCCGAGCGGCTGGAGTCGCTCTTCGCCCTGCACCAACGCCGCTGGCGGGCCGCGGGCAAGCCGGGCGCCTTCGCCGACGCCGCCCGCCGCGGCTTCTACCGCGACATGGGCGAGGCGTTCCTGCGTCGCGGCTGGCTGCGCCTCTGGTCGCTGCGGCTGGGCGGGCGCTTTGTCGCGCACGAGTTCAGCTTCGAGCACTTGGGCCGCGTCTACTTCCTCCAGCAGGCCTACGACCTCGCGTGCTCGGACCAGAACGTGGGCACGGCGCTCAAGGCGCACGTCATTCGCCAGAGCATCGCGGGCGGCGCGCGGGCCTACGACTTCCTGGCCGGCGCCGCGCCGTACAAGCAGAGGTGGGGCGCCGCGGCGAGCGAGTGCGTGCAGCTCACGTTCGGGCGGCCCGCGGCCCGCGCGCGGCTGCACCTGGGCCTGCGGCGGCTGGCCGAGCGCGCGCGCAACCGCGGCCGCGCCCTCACCCCCGCTCCCGTCCTCAAGCTCAAGCGCAAGGCGCAGGAGTGGTTGCGAGAGAGGCGTTTGCCACCGGATGAGGGAGGATAATCGGATGAATGGATGTCTGGGCGAAACACGAGGCGGCCTGACACCCATCCGTCTTCCCGCTCATCCAGCCATCCGCCGCGCAGTGGCACCGGGGTGCATCGCATGAGAGTGGCCCTCGTGAACCGCTTCTTCCATCGTGCGGGCGCCGTGCCTACCGTGGTGCGCGAGTGGGCCCATCACCTCGAGGCGGCTGGGCACGCGGTGGCCGTGTTCGCGGGGGACGTTGATGCGGCGGCCAGCACCCCCACTCGAGCCTATGTGCCCGTGCGGCTCGGGCGCTGGAGGGCCTTCGACGAGGGCGGCTTGGCCTTCGCCTGGCGCCTGCGGCGCGCGCTCGCGCGTCACGAGCCGCGGCCCGACGTGCTGCTCTCGACCGATTCGACGGCCTACTTCGGCGCGTGGCACGCCTGCCGCCGCCTGGGCGTTCCCGCCCTCATGGCCTTCCAGGGCTGGGTCTA encodes the following:
- a CDS encoding GNAT family N-acetyltransferase, whose translation is MRVRAITTEADWQRLEPEWDPLVERAASATVFLTWEWLVPWWRHFAAKGDELAILAAREGDTLVGLAPLYRSRVAAAHRLGSLRRLGVVGDRSGDSEYLDFAIAPGREADVLPAFLDAIERDERGWDLLHLHLMPAASPNLAPLRRLAAERGWLVESKSVPCLAIRLPGAWEQYLATLQPRFRSKLRSLERRFGADDAAAFEMCADAAALPERLESLFALHQRRWRAAGKPGAFADAARRGFYRDMGEAFLRRGWLRLWSLRLGGRFVAHEFSFEHLGRVYFLQQAYDLACSDQNVGTALKAHVIRQSIAGGARAYDFLAGAAPYKQRWGAAASECVQLTFGRPAARARLHLGLRRLAERARNRGRALTPAPVLKLKRKAQEWLRERRLPPDEGG